From the Bacteroidia bacterium genome, one window contains:
- a CDS encoding efflux RND transporter periplasmic adaptor subunit, with protein MKNKIILSALSIIVASVAFTGCDSSNGNTANSAATTDKKASPQILTCSPTLSDMAKSITLPGELKAFNQVDIYAKESGFVKQVLVDRGSVVKKGDLLAVLDAPELAAQMAEAESKLNAEQAIYIASKSNYKRLFETSQIKGTVSVNDLEQMKSKMIADSAMVVSAKSAYQSLSDIQNYLNVTAPFDGIITERNISPGALVGVSRKNNTLPMFSLKQENKLRLVVAVPEIYASSIPDKQNVFFSVDAFPGKKFIAVLARKADAITQDIRSEMIEFDVDNSNFILESGMYAELNLQIQRADSSLFVPKSAVVTSTERVFVIQEDENGKAKWVDVKKGNESGDKVEIWGNVKPADVLVLNASDQLREGQEIK; from the coding sequence ATGAAAAACAAAATCATCTTATCGGCACTCTCAATCATTGTGGCAAGCGTTGCCTTTACAGGATGCGATAGCTCCAATGGAAATACGGCTAACTCTGCTGCTACTACCGATAAAAAAGCTTCTCCGCAAATCCTTACTTGTTCTCCCACCTTATCAGATATGGCGAAATCAATTACTTTACCGGGAGAATTAAAGGCATTTAACCAAGTAGATATTTATGCCAAAGAAAGTGGATTCGTTAAACAAGTGCTGGTGGATAGAGGCTCTGTAGTGAAGAAAGGCGATTTGCTGGCGGTATTAGATGCCCCCGAATTAGCAGCACAAATGGCAGAAGCCGAATCGAAATTAAATGCAGAACAAGCTATTTATATCGCCAGTAAATCCAATTACAAACGCTTGTTCGAAACCAGCCAAATAAAAGGAACTGTATCTGTCAATGATTTGGAGCAAATGAAATCGAAAATGATAGCAGATAGCGCGATGGTTGTTTCAGCCAAATCGGCGTATCAATCCTTGTCGGATATTCAAAATTATTTAAACGTAACGGCTCCTTTTGATGGAATTATTACGGAACGAAATATTTCGCCTGGAGCTTTAGTAGGCGTTTCTCGAAAAAACAATACGTTGCCGATGTTTAGCTTAAAGCAAGAAAACAAATTGCGTTTGGTGGTAGCTGTTCCCGAAATTTATGCAAGCAGTATTCCTGATAAACAAAATGTTTTTTTTAGTGTGGATGCCTTTCCGGGGAAGAAATTTATAGCGGTATTGGCTCGGAAAGCAGATGCCATCACACAAGATATCCGTTCAGAAATGATTGAGTTTGATGTGGACAATTCTAATTTCATTTTAGAATCTGGCATGTATGCCGAATTGAATTTGCAAATTCAACGTGCCGATTCCAGTCTTTTTGTTCCTAAGTCTGCTGTGGTTACTTCTACCGAAAGAGTTTTTGTTATTCAAGAAGATGAAAATGGAAAGGCAAAATGGGTAGATGTAAAAAAAGGAAACGAATCTGGCGATAAAGTAGAAATATGGGGAAATGTAAAACCTGCTGATGTATTGGTTTTAAATGCTTCCGATCAATTGCGTGAAGGACAAGAAATAAAATAA
- a CDS encoding gliding motility-associated C-terminal domain-containing protein produces MKKTFFLFLFSLCLLAFTTKAQVQNLVPNPSFEYHTCCPNIGQISCQSPWFCSILFGDEYDKYYHTCAPQGGGGGVPLSIAGFQYPRTGDAYTLIRCYAWSVAPPNAREYMETPLVKPLQKGKRYCVRFFVNLANDAYAISDMGAYFSDTAITNDNNYPFSFQPQVNNPVTNYLNDTLKWMPVSGSFTAKGGEKYITLGTFVYNNAQLHFEDIRDTLNGGGAIYYIDDVSVIELPDSAAGLGGSICKGDSVQLGKAVLQGFTYNWYPTTGLSNNTSAQPWAKPAQTTTYYLSVQDSAGCSSTDTVTVTVCPPPTLQIPNVITPNNDGKNDYFVIENLPDNSELTIYNRWGNNVYQSLNYQNNWKADEVNAGTYYYLLTLPNKEVKKGFLEVIK; encoded by the coding sequence ATGAAAAAAACATTCTTTCTATTCCTTTTTTCGCTTTGCCTCTTGGCTTTTACAACAAAAGCTCAAGTGCAAAACCTCGTACCCAATCCGAGTTTTGAATACCATACCTGTTGCCCAAACATTGGGCAAATAAGCTGTCAAAGCCCATGGTTTTGTTCTATTCTTTTCGGTGATGAATATGATAAATATTATCATACTTGTGCACCCCAGGGAGGAGGAGGAGGAGTACCGCTTAGTATTGCTGGCTTTCAATATCCAAGAACAGGAGATGCATATACATTGATTAGGTGCTATGCATGGTCGGTAGCCCCTCCAAATGCGAGAGAATACATGGAAACACCCTTGGTAAAACCGCTGCAAAAAGGGAAGAGATACTGCGTACGCTTTTTTGTGAATTTAGCCAATGATGCTTACGCCATCAGTGATATGGGAGCTTATTTTTCGGATACAGCTATTACCAATGACAATAATTACCCATTTTCCTTCCAGCCGCAAGTGAATAATCCGGTAACTAATTATTTAAACGATACGCTCAAATGGATGCCCGTATCGGGCAGTTTTACCGCAAAAGGAGGAGAAAAATACATCACACTCGGCACCTTTGTGTATAACAATGCCCAGTTGCACTTTGAAGATATTAGAGATACCTTAAATGGTGGCGGCGCAATTTACTACATCGATGATGTTTCGGTAATAGAGCTGCCCGATAGTGCAGCAGGCTTGGGTGGCAGTATTTGCAAAGGAGATAGCGTACAATTGGGCAAAGCCGTCTTGCAAGGTTTTACCTATAATTGGTACCCCACAACAGGTTTAAGTAATAATACCAGCGCACAGCCTTGGGCAAAACCTGCACAAACTACAACGTATTACTTAAGTGTGCAAGATAGCGCTGGTTGCAGCAGCACCGATACGGTAACTGTTACCGTTTGTCCGCCGCCTACCTTGCAAATACCCAATGTAATTACACCCAACAACGATGGCAAAAACGATTATTTTGTGATAGAGAACTTACCCGATAACAGCGAGCTTACTATTTATAACCGTTGGGGTAATAACGTTTACCAAAGTCTCAATTATCAAAACAATTGGAAAGCGGATGAAGTAAATGCAGGAACGTATTATTACCTATTAACTTTACCAAATAAGGAAGTGAAGAAAGGGTTCCTTGAAGTGATTAAATAA
- a CDS encoding peptide-N-glycosidase F-related protein encodes MIKRTTPKNKCIKTLMAFACFIVLGFSAYAGPNDTLNVISHNKVHMNYYGSFDGWGVFPSDTVSFRKVLLNLTIGCPSSGCSQWDYTVKIMVRHNTGIVDSTYKTAPSFTVNGSIKDSVKIKKDTTYTTFYDTITHTTDSTKNGAYTIVQYLNSSQPTTPTDTVHWWNSGYYNYYYNNTGAKTDSIFVNDSIMYQTYYHYYAKYDSIQEYEIARTITPYGGYYNTSWSHLYQIDVSDFVSLLHDSTQIRVYYQGYSDGFAVTCNFEMIKGIPPHKAYKTQNLWSGWFPYGDPVHPIGTYLLPQTVKIDSAESAVGIRVLQTGHGSDNVDPCSEFCSQNSYFKINGTTDFTKTIWRNTCGLNPLLHQAGTWIYDRANWCPGADVYPFSFDLSSFVAPKTTYTLGMDMDPYTRDAGNGNCGYNIGSSVIFYGPANFTVDAEVYDIKAPTTFPAYSRFNPICGIPEVVLRNAGSTPLTSVDINYGVIGGSTQTYHWTGTLNFTDTLTVALPSMNWSSSAPKHIFQASVSNPNGQADQYAANDMMQAPFINPPQYPNIFIVVFETNSAAAEDSYVIRDGNGTVVHSKSGFANNTLYRDTLNLGDGCYQFELDDAGEDGISFFANSDGNGFIRFQKVTTPSTVFNTLQPDFGTSIIQSFTVGGYLSVDNITANKMDYFVYPNPSDGMFYIDGLLASTKVKEVNIYSILGQIIYTTKIPAGVDKFAINTASFAAGMYWVSISNSDGKVLKKLSVVK; translated from the coding sequence ATGATAAAAAGAACTACGCCAAAAAACAAATGCATTAAAACGCTGATGGCGTTTGCATGTTTTATAGTACTTGGATTTTCCGCTTATGCCGGACCTAACGATACGCTTAATGTAATCAGTCATAACAAAGTGCACATGAACTATTACGGTTCATTTGATGGCTGGGGCGTTTTCCCGAGTGATACCGTATCCTTCCGTAAAGTGTTATTGAATTTAACGATTGGATGTCCTTCCAGCGGTTGCAGCCAGTGGGATTATACCGTAAAAATAATGGTGCGCCATAATACAGGCATTGTAGATTCTACCTATAAAACAGCGCCTTCTTTTACAGTAAATGGATCTATAAAAGATTCCGTTAAAATTAAAAAGGACACTACTTACACTACTTTTTACGACACGATTACGCACACAACGGATTCTACTAAAAATGGTGCTTATACTATAGTTCAATATTTGAATTCTTCACAACCCACTACTCCAACAGATACAGTTCATTGGTGGAATTCCGGATACTACAATTATTACTATAACAACACGGGCGCAAAAACAGATTCTATTTTTGTGAACGACAGTATAATGTACCAAACCTATTATCATTATTATGCAAAATACGATTCCATTCAGGAATATGAAATTGCACGTACCATTACGCCTTATGGCGGATATTACAATACCTCTTGGTCGCATTTGTACCAAATAGACGTTTCTGATTTCGTTTCGCTTTTACATGATTCAACCCAAATACGTGTGTATTATCAAGGTTATTCAGATGGTTTTGCCGTTACTTGTAATTTCGAAATGATCAAAGGTATTCCTCCACACAAAGCTTACAAAACACAAAATTTATGGAGTGGATGGTTTCCTTACGGAGATCCTGTTCATCCCATCGGCACGTATTTACTGCCTCAAACAGTAAAAATTGACAGCGCCGAATCTGCTGTAGGCATACGCGTTCTTCAAACAGGTCATGGCTCGGATAATGTAGACCCTTGCTCTGAATTTTGTTCTCAAAACAGTTATTTTAAGATAAACGGAACCACTGATTTTACCAAAACTATTTGGCGAAACACTTGCGGATTAAATCCACTTTTGCACCAAGCTGGAACATGGATTTACGATCGTGCCAATTGGTGTCCTGGAGCAGATGTATATCCTTTTTCGTTTGATTTAAGTTCTTTTGTAGCACCTAAAACAACTTATACTTTGGGTATGGATATGGATCCTTATACACGTGATGCAGGTAACGGAAATTGCGGTTACAACATTGGTTCTTCTGTTATCTTTTACGGTCCTGCTAATTTTACAGTGGATGCAGAAGTTTATGACATCAAAGCACCTACTACCTTTCCGGCATACAGTCGCTTTAACCCTATTTGCGGTATTCCGGAAGTAGTGTTGCGAAATGCTGGATCCACTCCGCTTACCAGCGTAGATATTAACTACGGTGTTATCGGCGGATCAACACAAACGTATCATTGGACTGGAACTTTAAATTTTACAGATACCTTAACAGTTGCACTTCCTTCTATGAATTGGAGCAGCAGCGCACCTAAACATATTTTTCAAGCAAGCGTTAGCAATCCAAACGGACAAGCAGATCAATATGCAGCGAACGATATGATGCAAGCTCCATTTATCAATCCTCCACAATATCCTAATATATTTATTGTTGTTTTTGAAACGAATAGCGCAGCAGCAGAAGATTCCTATGTTATTCGTGATGGAAATGGAACTGTTGTTCATTCCAAAAGTGGTTTTGCAAACAATACACTTTATAGAGATACTCTTAATTTAGGCGACGGTTGTTATCAATTTGAATTGGACGATGCCGGAGAAGATGGTATTAGCTTTTTTGCAAACAGTGATGGAAATGGCTTTATACGTTTCCAAAAAGTTACTACTCCATCCACTGTGTTCAATACCTTACAGCCAGATTTCGGGACTTCTATTATCCAAAGCTTTACCGTAGGTGGTTATTTAAGTGTGGATAACATTACAGCCAATAAAATGGATTATTTCGTGTATCCAAATCCAAGCGATGGCATGTTTTATATTGATGGTTTGTTGGCTTCTACGAAAGTGAAAGAAGTAAATATCTATTCCATACTCGGACAAATTATATACACCACAAAAATTCCTGCGGGAGTAGATAAATTTGCTATCAATACAGCTTCATTTGCTGCCGGAATGTATTGGGTAAGCATTAGCAACAGCGATGGAAAAGTACTGAAGAAGTTAAGTGTAGTTAAATAA
- a CDS encoding RDD family protein, which produces MTEQTTPPTPPAYAGFWLRFVAFILDALILGAAKWIILAPLLALFGISTIAAGLEHPSASPESMLSFSKLLALITVAAIYSAIILCVLYWLYYALMESSSKQATVGKMALGLKVTGLNGERISFGKASGRFFAKYISGLILFIGYMMAGFTEKKQALHDIVSDCLVVKK; this is translated from the coding sequence ATGACAGAACAAACTACACCTCCTACTCCACCTGCTTATGCAGGATTTTGGCTTCGCTTCGTAGCATTTATTTTAGATGCGCTTATTTTGGGCGCTGCCAAATGGATTATTTTAGCACCTCTACTTGCATTATTTGGAATTAGCACTATTGCTGCGGGTTTGGAACATCCTTCCGCAAGTCCTGAATCCATGCTTTCTTTCAGTAAATTACTTGCGTTAATTACCGTTGCTGCTATCTATTCAGCAATTATTTTATGCGTTTTGTATTGGCTGTATTATGCGTTGATGGAATCTTCATCCAAACAAGCAACCGTGGGAAAAATGGCACTGGGCTTGAAAGTAACAGGTTTAAACGGAGAAAGAATTTCTTTCGGAAAAGCATCTGGAAGATTTTTTGCCAAATACATTTCTGGCTTAATCTTATTTATCGGATACATGATGGCAGGATTTACAGAAAAAAAACAAGCCCTTCACGATATAGTAAGCGATTGCTTAGTGGTAAAAAAATAA
- the gldD gene encoding gliding motility lipoprotein GldD — MLYPTEKKAFQKNNFSNAKKYFFASAFLIILASCGNSDDSLPLPKPKGYFRIALPQKNYVIYNAVCPFSFDYPTYAKVVPDTRPDAQPCWLNVEFPQFHGSIHLTYKHVDGNLKDYLEQSRTLAIKHEIKASAITEQVIVNDSNKVYGLVYDIEGNAASPMQFYLTDSVSNFIRGSLYFEAVPNSDSIAPVVGFIKQDIQKMIDSFRWRK, encoded by the coding sequence ATGTTATATCCGACTGAAAAAAAAGCGTTTCAAAAAAATAATTTTTCGAACGCAAAAAAATATTTTTTCGCGAGTGCATTTTTAATAATCCTAGCTTCCTGTGGAAACAGTGATGATTCCTTGCCATTACCAAAACCAAAAGGTTATTTTCGAATTGCACTTCCACAAAAAAATTATGTTATCTACAATGCCGTTTGTCCGTTTTCATTTGATTATCCGACGTATGCAAAAGTAGTTCCCGATACCAGACCAGACGCGCAACCGTGTTGGTTAAATGTGGAATTCCCTCAATTTCACGGATCCATCCATTTAACGTACAAACACGTAGACGGAAATTTGAAAGACTATTTGGAACAATCGCGCACCTTGGCAATTAAACACGAAATAAAAGCTTCTGCGATTACCGAACAAGTGATTGTAAATGATTCCAACAAAGTGTACGGTTTGGTGTATGATATTGAAGGTAATGCGGCTTCGCCGATGCAATTTTATTTAACGGATAGTGTGTCTAATTTTATTCGTGGATCACTTTATTTTGAAGCTGTGCCGAACAGCGATTCGATTGCGCCAGTAGTTGGTTTTATAAAACAAGACATTCAAAAAATGATTGACAGTTTTCGTTGGAGAAAATAA
- the gldE gene encoding gliding motility-associated protein GldE produces the protein MAALSAIIGIVVLLLLTATVSAAEGAFFALSPADIESLTSSNEKKDTRIVELISKPRYLLATLLISINFTNIAIVILSTYLTENIFPKFQNPILEFIVEIAAITLLILLVGEMIPKIYATQNALKTSRRLIYPIVFLRKTTQPLASFLIASTSLIDKKIKRKSRNISMDELSHALELTSEKSMPAEDHKILKGIVRFGNTDVKQIMKPRMDVIAFEQKMAYAELLEKITNAGFSRVPVYKENLDTISGILHIKDLLPFLNEKNNFNWQQLIRPAFFVPENKKIDDLLREFQYKKTHLAVVVDEYGGVSGIVTLEDVIEEIVGEINDEFDDDDTVYSKLDAKNFVFEGKILLNDFCRITNLSTDIFQDNKGESETLAGFLIELEGRIPRKNEKIFFDNILFNIESSDNRKIKRVKITLNDVISD, from the coding sequence TTGGCTGCGCTTAGCGCGATTATCGGAATTGTGGTTTTATTGTTGTTAACTGCCACCGTTTCTGCAGCAGAGGGCGCGTTTTTTGCACTTTCTCCAGCAGACATTGAATCCTTAACATCTTCTAATGAAAAAAAAGATACACGCATCGTAGAACTTATTTCAAAACCTCGCTATTTACTTGCCACGCTACTTATTTCTATCAATTTCACCAACATTGCTATCGTCATTCTTTCCACGTATCTCACAGAAAATATATTTCCGAAATTTCAAAATCCGATACTTGAATTTATCGTAGAAATTGCCGCCATCACTTTATTAATTTTACTTGTTGGCGAAATGATTCCGAAAATTTATGCCACTCAAAATGCACTAAAAACATCGCGACGACTCATTTATCCAATTGTGTTTTTACGAAAAACAACGCAACCTTTAGCTTCATTTTTAATTGCTTCTACTTCTTTGATTGATAAAAAAATAAAACGTAAAAGCAGAAATATTTCGATGGACGAATTGTCGCACGCGCTTGAATTAACTTCCGAAAAAAGCATGCCCGCAGAAGATCATAAAATCTTGAAAGGAATTGTGCGTTTCGGAAATACCGATGTAAAACAAATTATGAAGCCGCGTATGGATGTGATTGCGTTTGAACAAAAAATGGCTTACGCAGAATTGCTCGAAAAAATTACCAATGCCGGATTTTCGCGCGTGCCTGTTTACAAAGAAAATTTAGATACTATTTCCGGAATTTTACACATCAAAGATTTACTTCCGTTTTTAAATGAAAAAAATAATTTCAACTGGCAACAATTGATTCGACCTGCTTTTTTTGTTCCAGAAAATAAAAAAATAGACGATTTATTGCGCGAATTCCAATATAAAAAAACACACCTCGCCGTTGTAGTGGATGAGTACGGCGGCGTTTCCGGCATTGTAACCTTGGAAGATGTAATTGAAGAAATTGTAGGCGAAATAAACGATGAATTTGACGACGACGATACTGTTTATTCTAAATTGGATGCGAAAAATTTTGTGTTCGAAGGAAAAATTTTACTGAATGATTTTTGTCGAATTACGAATTTAAGCACGGATATTTTTCAAGATAATAAAGGAGAATCCGAAACATTGGCAGGATTTCTCATCGAATTGGAAGGAAGAATTCCGAGAAAAAATGAAAAAATATTTTTTGATAATATTCTTTTCAACATCGAATCGTCCGATAATCGAAAAATAAAACGCGTAAAAATAACTTTAAACGATGTTATATCCGACTGA
- a CDS encoding single-stranded DNA-binding protein: MAGVNKVILVGNLGKDPEVRYLEGGTAVAKFSLATSESYKDKTGKKVDQTEWHNIVLWRGLAEIAEKYLKKGMQVYIEGKIRSRSWEDKEGVKKYTTEIVGESLNILGKKEDRDGNSVHAESQHEDNHAPSPANESTDDLPF; this comes from the coding sequence ATGGCCGGAGTAAACAAAGTGATTTTAGTAGGTAATTTGGGCAAAGATCCCGAAGTGCGTTACCTCGAAGGAGGAACTGCTGTTGCTAAATTTTCCTTAGCAACCAGCGAAAGCTACAAAGACAAAACAGGTAAAAAAGTAGATCAAACCGAATGGCATAATATTGTTTTATGGCGCGGTTTGGCGGAAATTGCCGAGAAATATTTAAAGAAAGGAATGCAAGTGTACATCGAAGGTAAAATACGCTCGCGTTCGTGGGAAGACAAAGAAGGCGTGAAAAAATACACGACCGAAATTGTTGGAGAAAGTTTAAATATTTTGGGTAAAAAAGAGGATCGTGACGGAAATTCGGTACACGCAGAATCGCAGCATGAAGACAATCATGCGCCCTCACCTGCCAACGAATCGACGGATGATTTACCGTTCTAA